From Glycine soja cultivar W05 chromosome 4, ASM419377v2, whole genome shotgun sequence, the proteins below share one genomic window:
- the LOC114410225 gene encoding protein TRANSPARENT TESTA GLABRA 1-like — protein MENSTQESHLRSENSVSYESPYPIYGMSFSPSHPHRLALGSFIEEYTNRVDILSFHPDTLSLTPNPSLSFDHPYPPTKLMFHPRKPPSSSSDLLATSGDYLRLWEVRDNSVEAVSLFNNSKTSEFCAPLTSFDWNDIDPNRIATSSIDTTCTIWDIERTLVETQLIAHDKEVYDIAWGEARVFASVSADGSVRIFDLRDKEHSTIIYESPHPDTPLLRLAWNKQDLRYMATILMDSNKVVILDIRSPTTPVAELERHRGSVNAIAWAPHSSTHICSAGDDTQALIWDLPTLASPTGIDPVCMYSAGCEINQLQWSAVQPEWIAIAFANKMQLLKV, from the coding sequence ATGGAGAATTCGACCCAAGAATCCCACCTCCGATCCGAAAACTCCGTGAGCTACGAATCCCCCTACCCAATCTACGGCATGTCGTTCTCCCCTTCCCACCCCCACCGCCTGGCCCTCGGCAGCTTCATTGAAGAATACACCAACCGCGTTGACATCCTCTCCTTCCACCCCGACACCCTCTCCCTCACCCCCAACCCTTCTCTCTCCTTTGACCACCCTTACCCTCCCACCAAACTCATGTTCCACCCCCGCAAAcccccctcctcctcctccgaCCTCCTCGCCACCTCCGGCGACTACCTCCGCCTCTGGGAGGTCCGCGACAACTCCGTGGAGGCCGTCTCCCTTTTCAACAACAGCAAGACCAGCGAGTTCTGCGCCCCCTTAACCTCCTTCGACTGGAACGATATCGACCCCAACCGCATCGCCACCTCCAGCATCGACACCACCTGCACCATCTGGGACATCGAACGCACCCTCGTCGAAACCCAACTCATCGCGCACGACAAAGAGGTCTACGACATCGCATGGGGAGAGGCCAGAGTCTTCGCCTCCGTCTCCGCCGACGGCTCCGTTAGAATCTTCGACCTACGCGACAAGGAGCACTCCACCATCATCTACGAGAGCCCCCACCCTGACACCCCTCTGCTCCGTTTGGCTTGGAACAAACAGGACCTGAGGTACATGGCTACTATTTTAATGGACAGTAATAAAGTTGTGATTTTGGATATTAGGTCTCCCACTACCCCTGTTGCGGAGTTAGAGAGGCACCGTGGGAGTGTGAACGCTATTGCTTGGGCTCCTCATAGTTCCACGCATATTTGTTCTGCTGGGGATGATACTCAGGCTCTTATTTGGGATTTGCCCACTCTGGCTTCTCCCACTGGGATTGATCCCGTGTGTATGTATTCTGCTGGCTGTGAAATTAACCAGCTGCAGTGGTCTGCCGTGCAGCCCGAATGGATTGCCATTGCTTTTGCCAACAAGATGCAGCTTTTGAAGGTTTGA
- the LOC114410226 gene encoding uncharacterized protein LOC114410226 produces MFPPPPQTTLPSLPDLLLTALSVCFLVSSSKPHIGGSTRCPFPRRFLKIPAMSLTNTTTSKSSKNNNLNNTLLPPRRHSFASPQSLSEWLKPRLPSESFASWGVKPGTKNVHNLWLELSQGETSLADSTPPVRTVHVVLVRVTGKHGKILVESHQELSDGNVRKRGRPLSEKMKPNEDPESAAVRGIMEELGSAIGGGFRAANFEIDDIVTIDPNSYEMRVEERDSGSYPGLPGCYVLHTLSATVEGLPEGDFSTYEVDEYGGVFQDKIVADEAVSVKKHHWTWVSADSMHT; encoded by the coding sequence ATGTTCCCGCCGCCGCCGCAGACGACCCTCCCCTCCCTGCCGGATCTACTCCTCACGGCCCTCTCCGTCTGCTTCCTAGTCTCGTCCTCGAAGCCCCACATCGGCGGCTCCACCCGCTGCCCCTTCCCGCGTCGCTTCCTCAAAATCCCCGCCATGTCCCTCACAAACACAACAACGTCGAAATCCTCGAAAAACAACAATCTCAACAACACCCTCCTCCCTCCGCGCCGCCACAGCTTCGCGTCCCCGCAGTCGCTCTCGGAGTGGCTGAAGCCGCGGCTCCCTTCCGAGTCGTTCGCCTCGTGGGGCGTGAAGCCGGGCACCAAGAACGTGCACAACCTCTGGCTCGAGCTCTCCCAGGGGGAAACCTCCCTCGCTGACTCCACCCCTCCGGTACGAACCGTCCACGTCGTCCTCGTTCGCGTCACCGGAAAACACGGCAAGATCCTTGTAGAATCGCACCAGGAGTTGTCGGACGGCAACGTCAGGAAGCGCGGGAGGCCCCTGTCGGAGAAGATGAAGCCCAACGAGGACCCCGAATCCGCCGCCGTCAGAGGGATTATGGAGGAGCTCGGGTCCGCTATTGGCGGCGGATTCAGAGCTGCGAATTTTGAAATCGATGACATTGTTACCATTGATCCCAATTCGTATGAGATGAGGGTTGAGGAGCGGGATTCGGGTTCGTACCCGGGTTTGCCCGGTTGCTACGTTTTGCACACGCTCAGTGCCACCGTGGAGGGTTTGCCCGAGGGGGATTTTTCCACCTACGAGGTCGATGAGTATGGAGGGGTTTTTCAAGACAAAATTGTTGCGGATGAAGCTGTTTCTGTTAAGAAGCATCATTGGACTTGGGTTAGTGCTGATTCCATGCACACTTGA
- the LOC114410228 gene encoding NDR1/HIN1-like protein 26, whose product MSKITITSPKHCAGKEGLRIKKNYKKIYFTFSAFFTTILLLILLIWLILHPAKPQFSLKEVDIYQLNLSGPNLNSSIQLTLLSKNPNQKVGIYYDEIQLYATYKGQQITGDTPVPPFYQGQEESNLITASLVGNALPVAPSLGYELGRDQIVGRLVLNLKANGKLRWKVGTWVSGRYRFNVNCVAINAFGPSIPAGPLTSKQGAQCSTTL is encoded by the coding sequence ATGTCTAAAATCACAATAACCTCTCCAAAACACTGTGCTGGCAAAGAAGGACTTAGAATCAAGAAGAACTACAAGAAGATCTACTTCACTTTCTCAGCATTTTTCACCACAATCCTACTACTAATACTTCTTATATGGCTCATCCTCCACCCTGCAAAGCCTCAATTCTCCCTCAAAGAAGTTGACATCTACCAACTAAACCTCTCAGGCCCAAACCTCAACTCCTCCATCCAACTCACCCTCCTCTCCAAAAACCCAAACCAGAAAGTTGGCATTTACTACGACGAGATTCAACTCTATGCAACCTACAAGGGCCAACAAATTACCGGTGATACCCCTGTGCCACCCTTCTATCAAGGCCAAGAAGAGAGTAATCTCATAACAGCATCTTTGGTCGGAAATGCTTTACCCGTGGCTCCATCTCTTGGTTATGAACTTGGTCGTGATCAAATTGTTGGAAGACTAGTTTTGAATCTCAAAGCCAATGGAAAGCTTCGTTGGAAAGTGGGAACGTGGGTCTCTGGACGTTACAGATTCAATGTTAATTGTGTTGCCATCAATGCCTTTGGACCCTCTATTCCTGCAGGTCCTCTCACTTCAAAGCAAGGGGCTCAGTGTTCTACCACACTTTAA
- the LOC114410229 gene encoding two-component response regulator-like PRR95 isoform X3, with amino-acid sequence MEHEICKNIPVIMMSSQDSISTVYKCMLRGAADYLVKPIRKNELRNLWQHVWRRQSSTTGINGLQDESVAQQKVEATAENNAASNRSSGDAACIQRNIELIEKGSDAQSSCTKPDCEAESDPVGNMQEFSLLKCGEAYPSGTETQQVETSFRLGQTLMMHDCHAGGLNVSIRKNGEASTTNDKDTDTEHFGNASISGEAHDNPYVQINSSKEAMDLIGAFHTHPNCSLKNSTVNCTGNFDHSPQLDLSLRRSCPGSFENKLTEERHTLMHSNASAFKRYTTRQLQISMPAVLINFSDQQREQITNCEKNISHIATGSNSDSSTPMQRCIVSPTTVQSKESELATSHPPQGHSLPIPVKGVRFNDLCTAYGSVLPSVFHTQSGPPAMPSPNSVVLLEPNFQVNAFYQSNMKESSSEQLYESRGPNGNTTQNHIVYTQEHKSEHAEDRGHISPTTDQSVSSSFCNGNASHLNSIGYGSNCGSSSNVDQVNTVWAASEGKHEDLTNNANSHRSIQREAALNKFRLKRKERCYEKKVRYESRKKLAEQRPRVKGQFVRQVHPDPLVAEKDGKEYDHSDF; translated from the exons ATGGAGCACGAGATTTGCAAAAACATCCCTGTTATAA TGATGTCTTCCCAAGATTCAATTAGCACAGTATACAAATGCATGTTGAGAGGTGCTGCTGATTATCTTGTTAAGCCTATTAGAAAAAATGAACTGAGGAACTTGTGGCAACATGTTTGGAGAAGACAATCA TCAACCACTGGTATTAATGGCCTCCAAGATGAGAGTGTTGCACAACAGAAGGTTGAAGCCACTGCAGAAAATAATGCTGCTAGTAATCGTTCAAGTGGTGATGCTGCTTGCATTCAGAGAAATATAGAACTAATTGAGAAGGGAAGTGATGCACAG AGCTCTTGTACCAAGCCTGACTGTGAAGCTGAGAGTGACCCTGTCGGTAACATGCAGGAATTTTCTCTGCTGAAATGTGGGGAAGCATATCCAAGTGGAACAGAGACACAACAGGTTGAAACAAGCTTTCGCTTAGGCCAGACATTAATGATGCATGACTGTCATGCTGGAG gattaaATGTGAGTATCCGCAAAAATGGTGAGGCAAGCACGACTAATGACAAGGATACTGATACAGAGCATTTTGGGAATGCTAGCATCAGTGGTGAGGCTCATGACAATCCCTATGTTCAAATTAACTCTTCCAAGGAAGCTATGGACTTGATTGGAGCATTTCATACTCATCCAAACTGTTCCCTGAAAAATTCCACAGTTAATTGCACAGGCAACTTTGACCATTCTCCTCAATTGGATCTTTCTTTGAGAAGATCTTGTCCCGGAAGCTTTGAGAATAAACTCACTGAAGAAAGGCACACCCTGATGCATTCTAATGCTTCAGCTTTCAAGCG GTATACTACCAGGCAATTGCAAATATCAATGCCTGCAGTGTTAATTAACTTCTCTGATCAACAAAGAGAACAGATAACAAATTGTGAGAAAAACATCTCACACATCGCTACTGGCAGCAACTCAGATAGTTCAACACCTATGCAAAGATGTATTGTGTCTCCAACTACAGTCCAATCAAAAGAATCTGAACTTGCAACCTCACACCCCCCGCAAGGACATTCTCTCCCAATTCCAGTAAAGGGTGTAAGGTTCAATGATCTATGCACAGCCTATGGTTCTGTACTTCCTTCAGTGTTTCATACACAGTCAGGTCCACCAGCAATGCCAAGTCCAAATTCAGTTGTGCTCCTTGAACCAAACTTTCAAGTAAATGCATTTTATCAGTCAAATATGAAAGAGAGTAGTTCAGAGCAGCTTTATGAATCTCGTGGTCCAAATGGAAACACCACCCAAAACCACATTGTGTACACACAGGAGCACAAATCAGAACATGCAGAAGATCGAGGACATATCTCTCCTACAACTGATCAAAGTGTGTCAAGTAGTTTCTGCAATGGAAATGCAAGCCATCTTAACAGCATTGGTTATGGAAGCAACTGTGGAAGTAGCAGCAATGTTGATCAAGTTAACACTGTCTGGGCAGCTTCAGAGGGAAAGCATGAAGACCTCACAAATAATGCAAACTCTCATCGATCTATCCAAAGAGAAGCAGCTCTAAACAAATTTCGCTTGAAAAGGAAAGAGAGATGCTATGAGAAGAAG GTTCGATACGAGAGCAGAAAAAAACTAGCAGAGCAGCGTCCCAGAGTTAAAGGACAATTTGTTCGTCAAGTGCATCCTGATCCTCTTGTTGCAGAAAAAGATGGCAAAGAATATGATCATTCAGATTTCTGA